CGACACCGGGCGCGCGCTGGAGTTGCTGAGCGAGGCGGAGGTGTCCTGCCGGGCGATGAACCTGTCGGGCGCGCTCGCCTACAACCACAAGATGCGCGGCAACGTCCTCTACCGGGCCGGACGTTACGCCGAGGCCCGCGACGTCTACGCGCAAGCCCTCGCGGAGTTCGAGGCCATGAGCGAACCGCGGGGCCGCGCCCTCTCCCGCCTCGGCCTCGTCAAGTCACGGGCCCGACTGGGCCACGACCGCGCGGAGACCGCCGCCGAGCTGACCGAACTGGCCCACGTGCTGGAAGGCATCGGGTTGCGGCACGCCCAGCGGATGGTCGAGCGGGCGCGGGCGGAACTCGGGTTCACGGAACGGCCCTCTGAGCCGGAGCTCACGCAGGACCAGGTGCAGCACGGCCGCGCGGAACAGTCGGCGCACCTCGGCCTCACCGAACAGCGCACCCCGCTCGGCCTCGCGCACCAGCACGCGAACCAGGACCCCTCCGAAGCGCCTCTCGCCCCGGCCGACGCCACCACCCGCCTCGTGGACACGCGCCCGGAGGCCACCCGATGACGCCCACCGCCTCCGCCTCGGTCCGTACGATGCCGGACGTCCTGGCCGCCGACGCCGCCCACATCCTGCGCCGCTCCCGCGAGCTGGTCGCCCCCGCGCTGGCCGGGGCGATCGGTGGCCTGCACCCCTGGGTGGGGGAGATGGCCGGGTACGCCCTGGGCCGTTGCGAGGTGGGCGGCGGCACCGCCGCGCACAGTCCGGGCAAGGGTGTGCGGCAGGCGCTGGCCGTGCTGGGGGCCGAGGCGGCCGGGGCTCCCGCCGAGGCGGGTGTGCCGGCCGCGGTCGCGGTGGAGCTCGTGCACACCTTCTCGTTGCTGCACGACGACATCATGGACGGCGACGCGATGCGCCGCGGCCGTCCCGCCGTCTGGAAGGCGTACGGCACCGGCCCCGCCGTCCTCGCCGGGGACGCGCTCTTCGCCCTGGCCGTCGAGACGCTCGTCGCGGCGCCCGCGACGCCGCATCTCGCGGGGGCCGTTCGGCAGCTCACGGGGGCCCTGAACGACCTGGTCCGCGGTCAGGCGGACGACCTGCTGTTCGCGCACCGTCCCTGGACCGGCCCCGAGGCGGTCGGCGCGGCGGAGTACGCGGCGATGGCCGAGCACAAGACGGGCGCCCTGCTCGGCTGTGCGCTCGCCCTGGGCGCCCAACTCGCAGGGGCGCAGCGGCAGGCGGTCGTCGCCCTGGACCGCGCCGGGCGCCATCTCGGCGTGGCCTTCCAGATCGCCGACGACCTTCTCGGCATCTGGGGCGATCCATCCATCACCGGCAAACCGGTCCACAGTGACCTGCGGCAGGGGAAGAAGACCTTCCCGGTCCTCGCCGCCCTGAACGCGCCCGGTCGGTCGGCGCTCGCCGAACTCCTCGCCTCCCGCACCGCCTTGGACGACGCGGCCGTACGCCGGGCGGCCGTGCTCGTCGAGCAGGCGGGCGGCCGGACCGCGGCCCTGTGCGAGGCGCGCCGCCATCTCGCCGCGGCGGACGTCCTGTTGGCCGACGCCGCCCTGGCTCCGCGGCCCGTCGAGGACCTGCGCACCCTGCTCGCCTCCCTCGCTCACCGCGCGGTCTGACCTCCCTTGGTCTCCGGCCCGTCCGTCTGCTCCGGGCCGGAGACGGTGCGACGTCGGTCACATCCACGTGTCAACGGGAGCGGCGAGGCAACCACCTCTTCCGCGTTCGCATCTGTCCGGACGACGCACAGTCAGCACACAGTTGGTCACCTTCTGGTCACCGAGAAGTGAACATTCGTAAAGAGATCGCCTTGAAAGTCGTAAAAGGGATCTTTCTTCTTTACATGTACATGGTGAATCGGTGAAGGTGTCGCCTCGGGGCCCGACAGCCCCCACGGTGCCCAACAGCGCTGTGTGTCAGGGCGGTTGGCGATCCCGGCCGCCCCATGTCCAAAGGAACTCAGTGCGTAGACCCCACATACGCCGCCTGGCGATAGCCGTCGCGGTGACGACGGCGGCCACGCTCTCGGCGGGCCAGGCTCTCGCGACCACGCCCGACTCGCCCGCGCTCGCGGCGAATTCGGCCTCCTCCGCGGTGGACGCGGCCAAGGCGGCCGCCTTCGCCCACGCGTCGGCCACCGGTGTCACCCAGGGCGACACCCTGGAGGCCAAGGACGTCATGGTCGACCCGGACGGCAAGCAGCACGTCCGGTTCGTGCGCGCCCACGGCGGTATGCCCGTGCTGGGCGGCGACCTCGTCGTCCACCTCAGCAAGCAGTCCACCTATCTCGGTGTGACCCGGGCCGCCGACCACGTGGTCAAGCCGGTCACCGTCAAGGCGAAGCTGACGGCGCAGCAGGCCGAGCAGAAGGCCGCCGCGGCCGCCAAGGGCGACGCGGGCAGCGCTCAGCTCGTCGTCGACGCCCGGGACGGCTCGGCGGTCCTCGCGTACCAGGTCCAGGTCAGCGACAGCGACACCACCGAGGCCGGCGGCTCCCGCACGGTCGTCGTGGACGCCCGGACCGGCC
Above is a genomic segment from Streptomyces sp. R21 containing:
- a CDS encoding polyprenyl synthetase family protein; this encodes MPDVLAADAAHILRRSRELVAPALAGAIGGLHPWVGEMAGYALGRCEVGGGTAAHSPGKGVRQALAVLGAEAAGAPAEAGVPAAVAVELVHTFSLLHDDIMDGDAMRRGRPAVWKAYGTGPAVLAGDALFALAVETLVAAPATPHLAGAVRQLTGALNDLVRGQADDLLFAHRPWTGPEAVGAAEYAAMAEHKTGALLGCALALGAQLAGAQRQAVVALDRAGRHLGVAFQIADDLLGIWGDPSITGKPVHSDLRQGKKTFPVLAALNAPGRSALAELLASRTALDDAAVRRAAVLVEQAGGRTAALCEARRHLAAADVLLADAALAPRPVEDLRTLLASLAHRAV